One segment of Nilaparvata lugens isolate BPH unplaced genomic scaffold, ASM1435652v1 scaffold4155, whole genome shotgun sequence DNA contains the following:
- the LOC111051783 gene encoding uncharacterized protein LOC111051783 — protein sequence MQNLTAIQEEYHTLHHQKSRTLQLKQNVIPLRKLDPMNSSLTPLYETGNQRKFINSNCFHLNQYCRGFGTFQHVNSSRKTDLNRAPTTSHNDYVLGLFSQWRHYSGNNKSNNLMNQLQHSFRTIERIYGNRIPNVQLNFMRSFHQKIQETEHQQTIGNKIRSSNHGIQETQHYQPIKNNISSFHHEIQGAHQHQQLIENNSPVPAIINHQPIKNKIGSFYHRIQETPQHQQLIKNNSPVPAIINHQPIKNKIGSFYHRIQENPQHQQLIRNKSIVPAIINQSQRHLHTSHSSLQTTKDYYKILGVPRKSTEAQIKKAYFMKAKQYHPDHNKDPEAKKKFQELSEAYVVLGDRKSRALYDPKFRKATTSRSTPRAPMNPSPAAVQGAAPQGSGFSNILTTAATAIVASELYRKAMSMGQNPAEASDQQQPMDAESAQKIYEDVEKEQKAGLAEDDEEIEETMDAINDGEYDDENDDDSGEFGDFGDSDDFGGGDDSPPDFGSDSSGDKFI from the coding sequence atgcaAAATCTTACAGCCATTCAAGAGGAATATCACACGCTGCACCATCAAAAATCAAGAACACTCcaattgaaacaaaatgttATTCCTTTAAGAAAATTGGACCCGATGAATTCAAGTCTAACGCCGTTGTATGAGACAGGTAATCAGAGGAAATTCATAAATTCGAATTGTTTTCATCTCAATCAATATTGTAGAGGATTTGGAACTTTTCAGCATGTGAACTCCAGTAGAAAGACGGACTTGAATCGGGCACCCACTACCTCTCACAATGATTATGTTCTTGGATTATTTTCACAATGGAGACACTATTCAGGTAACAATAAATCGAATAACCTAATGAATCAACTTCAGCACAGTTTTAGAACGATCGAACGTATTTATGGTAACAGAATTCCCAATGTACAACTAAATTTTATGAGGtcattccatcagaaaatcCAAGAAACTGAACATCAACAAACAATTGGAAACAAGATAAGGTCATCTAATCATGGAATCCAGGAAACTCAACATTATCAAccaattaaaaacaatataagttCATTCCATCATGAAATCCAAGGAGCTCATCAACATCAGCAACTGATTGAAAATAATAGTCCAGTCCCTGCAATCATCAATCATCAACCGATTAAAAACAAGATAGGTTCATTCTATCATAGAATCCAAGAAACTCCTCAACATCAACAActgattaaaaataatagtcCAGTCCCTGCAATCATCAATCATCAACCGATTAAAAACAAGATAGGTTCATTCTATCATAGAATCCAAGAAAATCCTCAACATCAGCAACTGATTAGAAACAAGAGTATAGTCCCtgcaatcatcaatcaatctcaaAGACACCTCCACACATCACACAGTTCTCTGCAAACAACAAAAGACTATTATAAAATTCTGGGTGTACCTAGGAAATCGACAGAGGCGCAAATCAAGAAAGCCTACTTCATGAAAGCCAAACAATACCATCCCGACCATAACAAAGACCCGGAAGCCAAGAAAAAATTCCAAGAGCTCTCAGAAGCCTATGTGGTACTAGGTGACCGGAAATCGCGAGCCCTTTACGATCCCAAATTCAGAAAAGCTACAACTTCCAGGTCAACCCCCAGGGCTCCCATGAACCCTTCCCCTGCAGCTGTTCAAGGTGCGGCACCTCAAGGTTCCGGGTTCTCCAACATTTTGACGACAGCTGCTACAGCGATTGTTGCCTCAGAGCTGTATAGGAAAGCCATGAGTATGGGTCAGAATCCTGCTGAGGCTTCAGATCAACAGCAGCCGATGGATGCCGAGTCTGCGCAGAAGATATATGAGGATGTCGAGAAGGAACAGAAAGCCGGGCTGGCTGAAGACGATGAGGAAATTGAGGAAACTATGGATGCCATCAATGACGGGGAGTATGATGAcgaaaatgatgatgattctGGAGAGTTTGGAGACTTTGGTGATTCTGATGATTTTGGTGGAGGTGATGATTCACCACCAGATTTCGGTAGTGATTCCAGTGGGGATAAATTTATTTAG